One genomic region from Nocardia vinacea encodes:
- a CDS encoding GMC family oxidoreductase, translating to MTEADYIVVGAGSAGAVIAGRLAEHGANVILLEAGRADNTRLVSSPGLVTMVHTIPALKKRVCWKQYSIPQKHANDRTIPMTRGKVLGGSSSVNGMLYVRGNRANFDSWAAQGNTGWTYEEILPAYKRLENWEGGPDAYRGAGGPIQVTRQKDLTPIGEEFMTAASETLGTPIIEDYNGESQEGISIFQQSVCNGLRYSSSRAFITERPNAGLQVITRVHVTRIVIENGRATGVEIQENNGARRIVHAGKEIIVSGGVIGSPQLLMLSGVGPAAHLRELGITVHADLPVGQNLHDHMFVPMTYISKKAIHRGIPTYFARALLRELRRPDSSWMGRTVFEAVGFVKTKFAEAGYPDMQLHSLPWNYPVPNQDEDKMYLVERRPALTVLPSLIYPKSRGELKLASTDPFAAPLIDPGYLSDPRDTEFLIEGIRTVREIMAHKSIAGDLVEEHTPGRELMDESALRRELPNRVHSIYHPVGTCRMGVDEAAVVDPALKVRGIEGLRVADASIMPSITGGNTNAPSLMIGEKCAEILGTVG from the coding sequence ATGACCGAAGCCGACTACATCGTCGTAGGCGCGGGCAGCGCCGGCGCCGTCATCGCGGGCCGACTGGCCGAGCACGGCGCCAACGTGATCCTGCTGGAGGCGGGACGCGCGGACAACACCCGACTGGTCTCCAGCCCCGGGCTGGTCACGATGGTCCACACCATTCCGGCGCTCAAAAAACGAGTGTGCTGGAAGCAGTACTCGATCCCGCAGAAGCACGCCAACGACCGCACGATCCCCATGACCCGCGGCAAGGTGCTCGGCGGCTCGAGCTCGGTGAACGGCATGCTTTACGTCCGCGGAAATCGAGCAAACTTCGATTCTTGGGCAGCGCAAGGTAATACCGGCTGGACCTACGAGGAGATCCTGCCCGCCTATAAGCGCCTCGAGAACTGGGAGGGCGGCCCCGACGCCTATCGCGGCGCCGGAGGACCCATCCAAGTCACCCGCCAGAAGGACCTCACCCCGATCGGCGAAGAGTTCATGACCGCAGCGTCCGAAACGCTCGGGACACCGATTATCGAGGACTACAACGGCGAATCGCAGGAAGGCATCTCGATCTTCCAGCAGAGTGTCTGCAATGGCTTGCGCTACAGCTCTTCTCGCGCATTCATCACCGAACGGCCGAATGCGGGCCTGCAGGTCATCACGCGGGTCCACGTGACCCGCATCGTCATCGAGAACGGCCGCGCCACCGGCGTCGAAATCCAGGAGAACAACGGCGCGCGCCGAATCGTCCACGCCGGCAAGGAGATCATCGTTTCCGGCGGCGTGATCGGCTCGCCGCAACTGCTCATGCTCTCTGGCGTCGGCCCGGCAGCACACCTTCGTGAACTCGGAATCACCGTGCACGCGGATCTACCGGTAGGCCAGAACCTGCACGATCACATGTTCGTGCCCATGACCTACATTTCAAAGAAAGCCATCCACCGCGGCATACCCACGTATTTCGCCCGCGCGCTCCTGCGCGAACTGCGCCGTCCGGACAGTTCCTGGATGGGTCGCACCGTGTTCGAGGCCGTCGGCTTCGTCAAGACCAAATTCGCCGAGGCCGGTTACCCGGATATGCAGCTGCACAGTCTGCCGTGGAACTATCCGGTGCCCAATCAGGACGAGGACAAGATGTACCTGGTGGAGCGCCGCCCCGCACTGACGGTACTGCCCAGCCTGATCTATCCGAAGAGCCGTGGTGAGCTGAAATTGGCATCGACGGATCCCTTTGCCGCGCCGCTCATCGACCCCGGCTATCTGAGCGATCCCCGCGATACCGAATTCCTGATCGAAGGCATCAGGACCGTCCGGGAGATCATGGCGCACAAGAGTATTGCCGGTGACCTCGTCGAGGAGCACACGCCCGGTAGGGAACTGATGGACGAGTCCGCGCTGCGGCGGGAACTGCCCAACCGGGTGCATTCGATCTATCACCCGGTCGGCACCTGCCGCATGGGCGTCGATGAGGCGGCCGTGGTCGACCCCGCGCTGAAGGTACGCGGCATAGAAGGGCTACGGGTCGCTGACGCTTCGATCATGCCGAGCATCACGGGCGGCAATACCAACGCACCGTCGCTCATGATCGGTGAGAAGTGCGCGGAGATACTCGGCACCGTCGGCTAA
- a CDS encoding MlaD family protein, producing MTTRSLLLRVAVAILLMGVVLAGVFRLVERPVSGETDTYTAMFTDANGLRLGDDVRLYGVQVGKVRDVSLDGTLARVRFTVTRDHPLFANSKVAIRYQNLTGFRYLEIQQPDQPGARRDSESVFGTSETVPPFDITTLFKGLQPVLAQLSPDDLNQFATSMLAVIQGDGTGLGPALGAIEKLSHYASDRQAVLSTLVGNLSQISDHLGGKSGNAMKLLTNLTDLFITISDQLPGLVSFSIEIPPVLQPLRSMLTVLGVTGDRDKDLDAVLKQAFPDPQEAVNVFDRLPGLIQEMTAAVPQTGPGAELTCSHGAAAAPEPLRMLIAGQRIVLCHK from the coding sequence ATGACCACGCGTTCCCTGCTACTGCGCGTCGCCGTGGCGATACTCCTGATGGGTGTGGTGCTGGCGGGTGTGTTCCGCTTGGTCGAGCGACCCGTCAGCGGCGAAACCGACACCTACACAGCGATGTTCACCGACGCGAACGGATTGCGCCTCGGTGATGACGTGCGCCTGTACGGGGTACAAGTCGGCAAGGTGCGAGACGTCAGTCTGGACGGCACGCTCGCGCGGGTACGCTTCACCGTCACCCGCGACCATCCGCTGTTCGCCAACAGCAAGGTCGCGATCCGATACCAGAACCTCACCGGGTTCCGGTATCTCGAGATCCAGCAGCCCGACCAGCCGGGCGCGCGGCGCGACTCGGAATCGGTCTTCGGCACGTCCGAGACGGTGCCGCCCTTCGACATCACGACCTTGTTCAAGGGCCTGCAGCCGGTCCTGGCGCAGCTGTCGCCTGATGATCTCAATCAGTTCGCCACCAGCATGCTCGCGGTCATCCAGGGTGACGGCACCGGGCTGGGGCCGGCGCTGGGCGCCATCGAGAAATTGAGCCACTACGCCTCCGATCGCCAGGCGGTGCTGTCGACGCTGGTGGGCAATCTCTCCCAGATCTCTGATCACCTCGGCGGCAAGTCCGGCAACGCCATGAAACTGCTGACGAATCTGACCGATCTGTTCATCACCATCAGCGACCAGTTGCCCGGACTCGTCAGCTTCTCGATCGAGATTCCGCCTGTGCTGCAACCGCTTCGGAGCATGCTGACCGTGCTGGGCGTCACCGGTGACCGCGACAAGGATCTGGACGCCGTGCTGAAGCAGGCATTCCCCGACCCGCAGGAGGCCGTGAACGTCTTCGACCGCCTGCCCGGCCTGATCCAGGAGATGACGGCAGCCGTTCCGCAAACCGGGCCGGGGGCCGAACTCACCTGCTCGCACGGTGCCGCAGCCGCACCCGAACCCCTTCGAATGCTGATCGCCGGACAGAGGATCGTCCTATGTCACAAGTGA
- a CDS encoding TetR/AcrR family transcriptional regulator, whose amino-acid sequence MTDPIPPVASGSTRDRLLDAAAQLFYEQGVHIGVDALCKAAGVSKRSMYQLFNSKDELVAASLERIAPDYRAALLPADDDRSPRERILHVFQRLEYLEPAQDFRGCPYVAAAVQLKSPEHPASLVARRHKDGLTSFFQYEAERGGAPDPVLLARQLTLVFDGASARSVVQAHDLDGLAVATATTLLDVAGVGDSLPPNGFAQNATGSDAGAQD is encoded by the coding sequence ATGACCGACCCGATACCGCCGGTAGCCTCCGGTTCCACCCGCGACCGGTTGCTCGACGCCGCCGCACAGTTGTTCTACGAACAGGGCGTCCACATCGGCGTCGACGCGCTGTGCAAAGCGGCCGGAGTGTCCAAGCGCTCGATGTACCAGCTGTTCAACAGCAAAGACGAGCTGGTGGCCGCTAGCCTGGAACGCATCGCGCCCGACTATCGGGCCGCCCTGCTGCCGGCCGACGACGACCGATCGCCGCGCGAGCGGATCCTGCACGTCTTCCAACGGTTGGAATACCTGGAACCAGCGCAAGATTTTCGCGGATGCCCCTATGTCGCGGCGGCGGTCCAACTCAAGTCACCCGAACACCCGGCCAGTCTGGTCGCTCGCCGACACAAGGATGGTCTGACCTCGTTCTTCCAATATGAAGCCGAGCGTGGCGGCGCACCCGACCCCGTCCTGCTCGCCCGGCAACTGACCCTCGTTTTCGACGGGGCCAGCGCCCGATCGGTCGTCCAAGCCCACGACCTCGACGGTCTCGCCGTAGCCACCGCCACCACACTCCTCGATGTCGCCGGTGTTGGTGATTCCCTGCCGCCCAATGGTTTCGCCCAGAATGCGACAGGCTCCGACGCGGGCGCGCAGGATTAA
- a CDS encoding low temperature requirement protein A: MPGAQRFRVTTIAEDASVTHLELFFDLVIVFAFTMVTDMAAHETTAINLLRAVMTWRSSFRSIDQVLRALLNRAAIAHRPYRPQ, translated from the coding sequence ATGCCCGGTGCACAGCGATTCCGTGTCACGACTATCGCCGAGGACGCCTCGGTTACTCATCTCGAGCTGTTCTTCGATTTGGTGATCGTTTTCGCGTTCACCATGGTCACCGACATGGCCGCGCACGAGACCACGGCGATCAACCTGTTGCGGGCCGTTATGACCTGGAGATCATCATTTAGATCGATTGACCAGGTGCTTCGGGCGCTGTTGAATAGGGCTGCTATAGCTCATCGACCGTATAGGCCGCAATGA
- a CDS encoding oxidoreductase, with protein sequence MITSRPVALVTGASSGIGKSAALALVEAGFQVIGTGRNTSALTPPDGVSFLDLDVTSDESVATLVAKVIAQFGRIDILVNNAGIGSAGAAEESSVEQARSVFDINVFGVIRMTNAVLPHLRAQGSGRIVNISSIVGFMPQPYMAVYAASKHAIEGYTESLDHEIREYGVRALLIEPAWTSTAFDANSVLPDQPLDVYATHRLVFEEYMAEAVKSGDDPALVAKAIVAAATDTKPKLRYPVGQTARVSTMRRLVPARMFDQQLRKLNRLPA encoded by the coding sequence ATGATCACATCACGCCCCGTAGCCCTGGTCACCGGCGCATCCTCCGGTATCGGAAAATCGGCCGCCCTTGCCCTGGTCGAGGCGGGATTCCAGGTAATCGGAACCGGCCGCAACACCAGCGCGTTGACCCCGCCCGACGGGGTGAGCTTCCTCGACCTCGACGTCACCAGTGACGAATCGGTCGCCACTCTCGTCGCGAAGGTGATCGCGCAGTTCGGCCGGATCGACATCCTGGTCAACAACGCCGGCATCGGGTCGGCGGGCGCGGCCGAGGAAAGCTCGGTGGAACAGGCCCGAAGTGTCTTCGATATCAACGTCTTCGGCGTCATCCGCATGACCAACGCGGTCCTGCCGCACCTGCGCGCCCAAGGCAGCGGGCGCATCGTCAATATCTCCTCCATCGTCGGGTTCATGCCGCAGCCCTATATGGCCGTCTACGCCGCCTCCAAGCATGCGATCGAGGGCTACACCGAATCACTCGACCACGAAATCCGCGAATACGGCGTCCGGGCCCTGCTCATCGAACCCGCTTGGACCAGTACCGCTTTCGACGCCAACAGTGTGCTACCCGACCAACCCTTGGACGTCTATGCCACGCACCGACTGGTCTTCGAGGAATACATGGCCGAGGCGGTCAAGAGCGGCGATGACCCCGCCCTCGTCGCCAAGGCGATAGTCGCGGCGGCCACCGACACCAAGCCGAAACTGCGCTACCCCGTCGGCCAGACCGCTCGGGTCAGCACCATGCGCCGCCTCGTGCCCGCCCGCATGTTCGACCAGCAGCTCCGCAAGCTCAACCGGCTCCCCGCCTGA
- a CDS encoding enoyl-CoA hydratase/isomerase family protein, whose translation MTQQFSIETVAPKIRKVTFSNPPVNVVGADTVTQLLEVLDTLSRDEQVQVVIFDSSTPGYFFNHADLAQMTELLGLKNADSTPTWIELVTRLTNAPFVSIASIRGRTRGGGDELTLAFDLRYASREQAIFSQPEVATGLIPGGGGADRLPRLLGRDRAFEAIFTGQDYDADRAERYGWVTRTLADAELDDFVNGVATRIASFDKAAVVGAKAQINRATLPPEADLRASWSELSEVTWPGFQARLPQFGTLIGQIGLDEVEKNLGEYLGMASQ comes from the coding sequence ATGACACAGCAGTTCAGCATCGAAACCGTGGCACCGAAGATCCGCAAAGTCACCTTTTCGAACCCACCCGTGAACGTCGTCGGCGCGGATACCGTCACCCAACTACTCGAGGTCCTCGATACGTTGAGCCGCGACGAACAAGTCCAGGTCGTCATTTTCGACAGCAGCACACCCGGATACTTCTTCAACCACGCCGATCTGGCCCAGATGACCGAACTTCTGGGGTTGAAAAATGCCGACTCGACTCCGACCTGGATCGAGCTCGTCACCCGGCTGACGAACGCGCCGTTCGTCAGCATCGCCTCCATCCGTGGCCGGACCAGGGGCGGCGGCGACGAACTCACGCTGGCCTTCGACCTACGCTATGCCAGCCGTGAACAAGCGATCTTCAGTCAGCCCGAAGTCGCGACCGGCCTGATACCCGGCGGGGGCGGCGCGGACCGTCTGCCTCGGCTGCTCGGACGAGACCGCGCGTTCGAAGCGATCTTCACCGGCCAGGACTACGACGCCGATCGGGCCGAGCGCTACGGATGGGTGACCCGAACCCTTGCCGATGCCGAACTCGACGACTTCGTGAACGGCGTGGCGACTCGCATCGCATCGTTCGACAAGGCAGCTGTCGTGGGCGCCAAGGCGCAGATCAATCGGGCAACTCTGCCGCCGGAGGCCGACCTGCGAGCATCCTGGTCGGAGCTTTCCGAAGTCACCTGGCCGGGATTCCAGGCACGGCTGCCCCAGTTCGGCACGCTTATCGGCCAGATCGGACTCGATGAGGTCGAGAAGAACCTGGGTGAATACCTCGGCATGGCAAGTCAGTAG
- a CDS encoding AraC family transcriptional regulator: protein MVTRPHALTDAIIPPIVLSGVVEIGHHLGASVESWFSGTGLDSERLFESDIVNVSYDQSATVLRRALRTLPPVPWGMRLGQRDVLVSMGMLGIALSACASLADALVLGAELHMASGSLVDIEFETIDGEVALSLRQRETDPELTTFLFEEALCTALTFVRTMLGANRSPLSVELSYPAPAYAREYTQFFRCPIEFDAAATRMRFPTSLLASRLPHHHEPTRSVAAAACRQLISLPTFEDDIITAVETLLEGHTRTPLTVTAVARHLNLTERTLRRQLTTAGVSFSAVRDRVRERCATVLLQESALTIGAIAREVGFSSGREFRRAYIRWTGRSPTAARYERN, encoded by the coding sequence ATGGTGACACGACCCCACGCGCTCACTGACGCGATCATTCCACCCATTGTGTTGTCCGGAGTGGTGGAGATAGGACATCACCTCGGCGCATCGGTCGAGTCGTGGTTCTCGGGAACCGGATTGGATTCGGAGCGACTATTCGAGTCCGACATCGTCAATGTCTCCTACGATCAATCGGCCACCGTGTTGCGACGCGCCCTGCGCACGCTTCCGCCCGTTCCCTGGGGTATGCGGCTCGGTCAGCGCGACGTCCTGGTCTCGATGGGGATGCTGGGAATCGCGCTGAGCGCGTGCGCGTCGCTCGCCGACGCCCTCGTACTGGGTGCCGAATTGCACATGGCCTCCGGCAGTCTGGTCGACATCGAGTTCGAGACCATCGACGGCGAGGTAGCGCTGAGTCTGCGTCAGCGTGAAACCGATCCGGAGCTGACGACCTTCCTTTTCGAAGAGGCACTGTGTACCGCATTGACGTTCGTGCGAACAATGCTCGGCGCCAACCGATCACCGCTCTCGGTCGAGTTGTCCTATCCGGCACCGGCGTACGCCCGCGAGTACACCCAGTTCTTCCGCTGCCCGATCGAATTCGATGCCGCAGCCACCCGGATGCGCTTCCCGACTTCCCTACTGGCTTCCCGACTTCCACACCACCACGAACCGACCCGCAGCGTAGCCGCGGCCGCCTGCCGCCAACTGATCAGCCTGCCCACCTTCGAGGACGACATCATCACTGCGGTCGAGACCCTGCTCGAGGGCCACACCCGCACCCCCTTGACAGTGACCGCCGTGGCCCGCCACCTGAACCTCACCGAACGCACGCTACGCCGCCAATTGACCACTGCCGGTGTAAGTTTCAGCGCCGTGCGCGACCGGGTTCGCGAACGATGCGCGACCGTCCTGCTGCAGGAGTCGGCCCTGACCATCGGCGCCATTGCCCGTGAGGTCGGATTCAGCAGTGGTCGTGAATTCCGACGGGCCTACATCCGCTGGACCGGGCGCTCACCGACTGCGGCGCGGTACGAACGGAACTGA
- a CDS encoding MlaD family protein yields the protein MSQVTLRRRFADRRRERAAERLPANDLRWGIAGIGAAVLLIIAIGTVYVIGTSPERTYSADLAQAGAVRSGDDVRIAGIPVGKVKSLTLLSDRVRMEFTVAKQAFIGDQTTLDIRMLTVVGGNYVAVEPAGTKPLGAAVIPQERVMLPYNLTQAFQDAVQPVQKIDGDILRQDLAAVAQSVGNSPDALRAAVQAAGHLVGMLDKQNADISRTLSIADEYLTALNENSDVLAKLLTTLGTLETIVQNNKVQVAQALNDLATVLHDLTPLGRAWDESLKHRAQPLADAIPKLQELGSRLGALIDSLRGLEQRLLPLMSAGGGVTVDQSAVTIPLPAVCVPVPGGGC from the coding sequence ATGTCACAAGTGACACTCCGGCGGCGATTCGCCGATCGCCGCCGAGAACGTGCCGCGGAACGCTTGCCCGCCAACGATCTTCGGTGGGGGATCGCGGGGATAGGCGCCGCCGTGTTGCTGATCATCGCCATCGGTACGGTCTACGTGATTGGAACTTCCCCGGAACGAACGTATTCGGCGGACCTGGCGCAGGCCGGAGCCGTCCGGTCCGGTGACGACGTCCGCATCGCCGGGATTCCGGTCGGAAAAGTGAAATCGCTGACCCTGCTGTCGGATCGGGTCCGGATGGAGTTCACCGTCGCGAAACAGGCATTCATCGGAGATCAGACCACACTCGACATCCGCATGCTGACCGTGGTAGGCGGCAACTATGTGGCAGTCGAGCCTGCGGGAACGAAACCGCTGGGAGCTGCGGTGATACCGCAGGAGCGAGTCATGCTCCCGTACAACCTTACTCAGGCGTTCCAGGATGCCGTTCAACCGGTCCAGAAGATCGACGGGGACATATTGCGACAGGATCTGGCCGCGGTTGCGCAATCGGTCGGCAACAGCCCGGATGCCCTTCGCGCAGCCGTGCAGGCGGCCGGTCACCTGGTCGGAATGCTGGACAAGCAGAACGCGGACATCTCCCGCACCTTGTCCATCGCCGACGAGTATCTGACGGCCTTGAACGAGAACTCCGATGTGCTGGCGAAACTGCTGACGACGCTGGGCACCCTCGAGACGATCGTCCAGAACAATAAGGTACAGGTAGCCCAGGCCCTGAACGATCTGGCGACCGTCCTGCACGATCTGACTCCGCTGGGACGGGCGTGGGACGAGTCGTTGAAACATCGAGCCCAGCCGCTCGCCGACGCGATTCCCAAGCTGCAAGAACTCGGGAGCCGCTTGGGCGCGCTCATCGATTCCCTGCGCGGCTTGGAACAGCGCCTGCTTCCGCTCATGTCGGCCGGCGGCGGGGTGACCGTCGACCAGTCCGCCGTCACGATCCCGCTGCCGGCGGTATGTGTGCCCGTTCCCGGAGGGGGGTGCTGA
- a CDS encoding alpha/beta hydrolase: MSDSAENLTVDAASATFTYRRIGPRGGIPLILLNRVRATIDWWDPQLLDFLAADHDVIVFDDIGVGYTTGEPRDSVDGFADGTIEFIEALGLPQVDLLGWTLGGTVAQRVALRRPDLVRKLVLAASNPGGQVPGASAPDEKVFATMTKPEVTGDDLVYLFFPETDTGRTAGHEYLARVAARLTTGEPAVSEAAGKGQITAIGKNMSIPFEQVVTDLQCLDRPVLYATGLRDIMTPAVVSYTAAEHTGNATLLGYSDAGHAFLFQHAEAFAVQVANFLDD; this comes from the coding sequence ATGTCGGACAGTGCCGAGAACCTGACCGTGGACGCTGCGTCCGCCACGTTCACTTATCGGCGCATCGGCCCCCGCGGTGGCATCCCCCTGATCCTGCTGAACCGTGTCCGCGCGACCATCGACTGGTGGGACCCGCAGCTACTGGACTTTCTAGCCGCCGACCATGACGTGATCGTGTTCGACGACATCGGCGTCGGCTACACCACCGGTGAACCCCGTGACTCCGTCGACGGATTCGCTGACGGCACAATCGAATTCATCGAAGCACTCGGACTGCCCCAGGTCGATCTGCTCGGCTGGACCCTGGGCGGCACCGTGGCCCAGCGGGTGGCGCTGCGGCGGCCCGACCTGGTTCGCAAGCTGGTGCTGGCGGCAAGCAATCCTGGCGGTCAGGTGCCGGGCGCATCTGCTCCGGACGAGAAGGTGTTCGCCACCATGACCAAGCCGGAGGTCACCGGCGACGACTTGGTGTACCTGTTCTTCCCCGAGACCGACACGGGCCGCACCGCCGGACACGAATACCTCGCCAGGGTCGCCGCCCGGTTGACCACCGGCGAGCCCGCCGTGTCCGAGGCAGCGGGCAAGGGCCAGATCACCGCGATCGGGAAAAACATGTCGATCCCGTTCGAGCAGGTGGTGACCGACCTGCAATGCCTCGACCGGCCGGTCCTGTACGCCACCGGCCTGCGCGACATCATGACACCGGCCGTGGTTTCCTACACCGCCGCCGAACACACCGGCAACGCCACTCTGCTCGGATACAGCGACGCCGGTCATGCCTTCCTGTTCCAGCACGCCGAAGCCTTCGCTGTCCAGGTAGCCAACTTCCTCGATGACTGA
- a CDS encoding ABC transporter permease produces the protein MTASPYFPAGLRWVGRLQRRVHPLRPVESIGFVIGFGWQVLSSLPYTLMHYRRQTVAVITDMTWGRGSVIIGGGVVPLMLLLGAAMGASIGIEAFSALNLLSLGQLSGLISAFGVTRELAPIAAGVGFAAQAGCRMTAEIGSMRISEEIDALESLGIRSVPFVVTTRVIAGIVAVAPAFVVALILSYFSCELIVTTIHGTPSGTYNHYFDQFVLGWDVIAATIKVMVFAVAVVLIHCYQGFFATGGPEGVGIGSGRAIRASLVSIIALDMFATIVLWGFQSPISFTG, from the coding sequence ATGACGGCGAGTCCGTACTTCCCCGCAGGGCTGCGGTGGGTGGGCCGGTTGCAGCGCCGGGTTCATCCGCTGCGCCCGGTCGAGTCGATCGGGTTCGTGATCGGATTCGGCTGGCAGGTGCTGTCGTCGCTGCCCTACACGCTGATGCACTACCGGCGCCAGACGGTTGCGGTCATCACGGATATGACGTGGGGGCGCGGCTCGGTCATCATCGGTGGCGGCGTGGTCCCCCTCATGCTGTTGCTGGGCGCCGCGATGGGCGCGTCCATCGGTATCGAGGCATTCAGCGCCCTGAATCTGCTGTCGCTCGGTCAGCTCAGTGGTCTCATCTCAGCGTTCGGCGTCACGCGTGAACTGGCGCCGATCGCAGCGGGCGTCGGATTCGCGGCGCAGGCCGGGTGCCGGATGACTGCGGAGATCGGGTCCATGCGGATCTCCGAGGAAATCGACGCACTCGAGTCGCTCGGCATCCGATCGGTGCCGTTCGTCGTGACGACCCGGGTCATCGCCGGAATCGTCGCTGTCGCACCGGCGTTCGTCGTCGCGCTGATACTCAGCTATTTCTCGTGCGAGCTGATCGTGACCACCATCCACGGCACGCCGTCGGGAACCTACAACCACTATTTCGATCAGTTCGTACTGGGCTGGGACGTGATCGCCGCGACGATCAAGGTGATGGTGTTCGCGGTCGCCGTCGTGCTGATCCATTGCTACCAGGGGTTTTTCGCCACGGGTGGGCCCGAGGGGGTCGGCATCGGCTCGGGGCGCGCCATCCGGGCCAGCCTGGTGTCGATCATCGCCCTCGACATGTTCGCCACCATCGTGCTCTGGGGATTCCAATCTCCCATCTCCTTCACCGGGTGA
- a CDS encoding ABC transporter permease yields the protein MSAADLSFRSDVDEMSAAGVLRRNFADTVLSSLATLGRALRIGAAAVRIGVTDAVRLRFQVHETLTQAWFLIRVTALPSVLMAIPFGVIVSAQVGNIVSQLGADSMIGAAGGLGVIKQGAPMATAMLLGGAGAAAIAADLGARTIREEVDAMRVMGVDPIQRLVVPRIVAMMLVAPLLNILIIFIGIASGFAVAVSALGVTPGSYWQSFGSFTTPIDIWVSLVKALIFGFLVVVIACQRGLEAKGGPRGVADGVNAAVVMSVAAVAVLNTAITQVVTMFFPVRMA from the coding sequence ATGTCGGCGGCAGATCTGTCCTTTCGATCGGATGTCGACGAGATGTCGGCGGCGGGGGTTCTCCGCCGGAATTTCGCCGATACCGTCCTGTCGAGCCTGGCCACGCTCGGTCGCGCATTGCGCATCGGCGCCGCCGCGGTCCGCATCGGAGTGACGGACGCGGTGCGCCTGCGCTTCCAGGTGCACGAAACCCTCACGCAGGCATGGTTTTTGATCAGGGTCACCGCGCTGCCGAGCGTACTGATGGCGATTCCGTTCGGGGTCATCGTTTCCGCGCAGGTCGGCAATATCGTGTCTCAGCTCGGCGCCGACTCGATGATCGGAGCGGCCGGTGGGCTCGGGGTGATCAAGCAGGGCGCTCCGATGGCCACCGCGATGCTGCTCGGTGGTGCGGGCGCCGCCGCGATCGCGGCCGACCTCGGGGCGAGGACTATTCGCGAGGAGGTCGACGCCATGCGTGTCATGGGGGTGGATCCGATACAGCGCTTGGTCGTTCCCCGCATCGTGGCGATGATGCTGGTCGCCCCGCTGCTCAATATCCTGATCATCTTCATCGGAATCGCGTCGGGCTTTGCCGTCGCGGTATCCGCGCTCGGCGTCACGCCGGGCAGCTACTGGCAGTCGTTCGGTTCCTTCACCACGCCCATCGATATCTGGGTTTCCCTGGTCAAGGCGTTGATCTTCGGCTTCCTGGTGGTCGTCATCGCGTGCCAGCGGGGTCTGGAGGCCAAAGGTGGACCGCGTGGTGTCGCGGACGGCGTCAACGCCGCGGTGGTGATGTCCGTTGCGGCGGTCGCCGTGCTCAACACCGCGATCACTCAGGTGGTCACGATGTTCTTCCCGGTAAGGATGGCGTGA
- a CDS encoding SDR family oxidoreductase gives MTSIKDSVALVTGGSRGIGKALVEQLYARGAAKVYATARDPRTITHPDAIPLALELTDPDAAAALAEHAPDVTILINNAGTALGSSFLDSPITEIRREFDINFFGALHVTRALAPILEGNGGGHILTIHSALSWIAVPGTDAYAASKAALWSQTNAVRLALRPRGIGVTGLHVGYVDTDLTAGVDAPKTSPHSVATQALDGIEADALEVIADDLTRQVKAGLAADPAILYPQVVASS, from the coding sequence ATGACCAGCATCAAAGATTCGGTAGCACTCGTCACCGGCGGCAGCCGCGGCATCGGCAAGGCACTAGTGGAACAGCTCTACGCACGCGGCGCGGCCAAGGTTTACGCCACCGCCCGCGACCCGCGGACCATCACCCATCCGGATGCGATCCCCCTCGCGTTGGAGCTCACCGACCCGGACGCCGCCGCGGCGCTGGCCGAGCACGCACCGGATGTGACGATCCTGATCAACAATGCCGGGACCGCGCTCGGCTCGTCGTTCCTCGACTCACCGATCACCGAGATCCGCCGCGAGTTCGACATCAACTTCTTCGGAGCGCTGCACGTCACCCGCGCCCTGGCCCCGATTCTGGAAGGCAACGGCGGCGGCCACATCCTGACCATTCACTCGGCGTTGTCCTGGATCGCGGTCCCGGGCACCGATGCTTACGCCGCGTCCAAGGCGGCACTGTGGTCGCAGACAAACGCGGTGCGCCTCGCGCTGCGCCCGCGCGGTATCGGCGTCACCGGGCTGCATGTCGGCTACGTCGACACCGATCTGACCGCAGGGGTGGACGCCCCCAAGACCTCCCCGCACAGCGTCGCGACGCAAGCTCTCGATGGTATCGAGGCCGACGCGCTGGAAGTGATCGCCGATGACCTGACGCGACAGGTCAAGGCTGGGCTCGCCGCCGACCCGGCGATCCTCTACCCCCAAGTCGTCGCGAGCAGCTAG